GGGGACGAAGACGTCGGCGTCCGCCATCGCCGCGGCGAGTGCCGGGCGGTCAAGCGGGCGATCGTCGGCGTTGAGCACGGCGTCGAACAACTCCGCCATCCGCGCCTCCACGGCCTCGGGAAGCGTCCGGGTGACGGTCACGCGGGGGCGGGCGGGGCGCGCGGTCTGTGCCATTCAGGGCGGCTTGGCCGGTGCCGGGGCCGCAGTCAACGGGTTGAAGCGCACGGCCGGCCCGCAGTATCACACTGTCAGACACAGGGGGATCGAATGCGCGTTGGGTGGCTGATAGTGGCGGCGGTGGTGCTCGGGATTGCCGTGCCCGTCGCGGCGCAGCGCAAGCCGCCTTATTGGGTGTCGATCGACGTCGACAAGGCGCATCTGCGCACCGGCCCCGGGCGTAACTATCCCGCGAGCTGGCTCTACAAGCGCCGCAACCTGCCGCTCAAGGTGCTCGACGTCTATGGCGAATGGCGCAAGGTCGAGGATTCGGGCGGCACCCAGGGCTGGATGCTGCGCAACTTCCTCGACGAGCGGCGCACCGCAATCGTGGTCGGCAGCATCGCCGACCTGCGTTCCGCGCCGCAGCCCGACGCCCATCTGAACTGGCGCGCCGAGCCCGGGGTTGTCGGTGTCATCAGCAAATGTGCCGAGGGCTGGTGCCGCTTCGATGTGGGCGGCCGCGCAGGCTATGTCGAGCAATCGCGCATCTGGGGCGTCGAGCCGGGCGAACTGGTGAACTGATAGCTCCTGCTCCTTTTGGGGACGGGAAGGAGCCCGCCGCGAAGCGATGGGAAAGGGTGACCGGCTTTCACCCTCACACTTCCGCCGACTTTGTCGGCTCCCTTCTTCTCCCCAAGGAGAAGGGCCCTCAGGTCCATTTCGATTGGAGGCTGGCGAGGCGAGGGCAATCGCAGTGGCGGGCGCATCACGAAGCCGAAGGTCACACCGGGGTCACACTATCGCGGATGTTTCAGCGGCGGCGTGACCAGGCGGAAAATTTCAAAAAAGATGAACCAACGCGATTTTGCGTTCTGGCCGGGATCGACGCTGTCAAAGAGCTAAGGGCTAAGTGCCCGACCGTCGATCTCAGCAGGCGAAATCTCGCCCAGCCGTCCGATCGACCCGGCGCTGGAAATCGCCCGCAGCGGGTGGTGGAGAGGCGTATCCACGGGCGTGCAATTTGCGGCCAAATCCCCTCCGTCAGGCTACGTCTGCCTCCTCCCCCGCTCCTGCGGAGCGAGGGAGGGGTTTGAGATCTGAATGTCGATGCAGCCTTGACTCAATCGAGCAGTTCGACTGCCATCGCGGTGGCTTCGCCGCCGCCGATGCAGAGCGAGGCAAGGCCGCGCTTCTGGCCGTGGGTTTCGAGCGCCGAGAGCAACGTCGCCAGCACGCGCGCGCCGCTGGCGCCAACCGGATGGCCGAGCGCGCAGGCGCCGCCATGGACGTTGAGCACGTCGTGGCTGATGCCGAGATCGTGCATCGCGATCATCGCGACGCAGGCGAACGCCTCGTTGACTTCGAACAGATCGACGTCGCCGATCTGCCAGCCGGCCTTTTCCAGCGCGCGGCGCATCGCAAAGACCGGAGCGGTGGTGAACCGCGACGGCGCATGGGCGTGCGCGGCATGCGCTACGACACGCGCGACGGGGGTGAGCCCGAGCCGATCGGCGACGCTCGCGCGCGTCATCACCAGCGCCGCCGCACCGTCCGAGATCGACGAGGCATTGGCGGCGGTGATCGTGCCGTCCTTCGAGAAGGCAGGCTTGAGCGTCGGGATTTTCGCGATGTCGCCGCGAGCGGGCTGTTCGTCGAGGGTGACCGTGGTGACGCCCTTGCGGCCCTTGACTTCGACGGGGACGATTTCGCGGTCGAACGCCCCCGATTGCTGCGCCTTTTGCGCGCGCTGGAGCGACTGGATCGCGAAATCATCCTGCGCCTGGCGGGCGAACTGATATTCCTGCGCGGTTTCCTCGGCGAAGCTGCCCATCAGGCGGCCGGGCTCATAGGCGTCCTCGAGCCCGTCGAGATACATATGGTCCTTGAGCACGTCATGGCCGATCCGCGCGCCGGCGCGGTGGCGCAGCGAGAGGTAGGGCGCGTTGGTCATGCTCTCCATCCCGCCCGCGACGATGAAGTCGGCGGAGCCCGCGGCGAGTGCTTCGGCGGCCATGATCGCCGCCTGCATGCCCGATCCGCACATCTTGTTGATCGTCGTCGCCTCGATGTGGTTCGGCAGCCCGGCGTTGAGCGCGGCCTGGCGCGCGGGCGCCTGGCCAAGCCCCGCGGGAAGCACGCAGCCCATGTAGATCCGCTCGATCGCGTCGCCCTTCAGCCCGGCGCGTTCGACTGCCGCGCCGACTGCGGTGGCGCCGAGATCGGTGGCACTGGCATCGGCCAGACACCCCTGGAAGCTGCCCATCGGCGTGCGGGCATAGGAAGCGATGACGATCTCGTCGGCGGACATTACGGTTCCTCTCGTTTGTTGGGGCGATCTAGTCCCCCGCGGGGCGGTTTGCAAAAGCCTCTGCCGCGCTTCAAGGAAGCTTCTGCATGACGCTCATCGACATCCTCAAATGGGCGGCTTCGATCAGCGGCATCATTGCCGCCTTCATGGTCTCGCTCGATTTCGGGCGGCGAGTGACCGGCTGGGGCTTCGCGCTGTTCGTCGCGTCGAGCATCTGCTGGATCACCGGCGCCTTCCTGTCCGAAGATCCGCCGCTGTGGACGCAGAACCTGGTGCTGTTCGCCATCAACATCTTCGGGGTCTATCGCTATCTGATCCGCAAGCGGCCGCCGCATGATGCCGATTGACGCCTGGCTGTGGCCGATACTGCTCGGGATACTCGGCCTGGTCTTCGGCAGCTTCATCGCCACGCTAGCGCTTCGCCTGCCCGAGGGGCGCTCGGCGCTGCGGGGGCGCTCGCAATGCGACGGCTGCGGCAAAGGGCTGGTAGCGCGTGAACTGGTGCCGGTGCTGAGCTATGTGCTCCAGCGCGGCCGGTGCCGCGGCTGTGGTGCGCCGATGCATCCGGGGCATGTCGCGACCGAACTGGCCGGCATGGCGATCGGGGTCACGGCCGGTGTGGTTGCGCCGGGACTGCCCGGCGTGGCCGGGGCGGTGTTCGGCTGGCTGCTGCTTGCGCTGGCGGCGCTCGACCTCGCCGCGTTCTGGCTTCCCAATTGGCTGACCGGTGCGCTGGCTGCGACGGGGCTGGTGGGCGGATTGCTTGACCTTGCGCCGGCGATCGACGCGCGGCTGATTGGCGGGATCGGCGGCTTTGCGGCGCTGGCGGCAGTGGCAGCGGGCTATCGCGTGATCCGTGGGCGGCAGGGGCTGGGCGGGGGCGATCCCAAGCTGTTCGGCGCGATCGGCTGCTGGCTGGGCTGGCAGGCGCTGCCGATGGTGCTGCTCGCCGCGGCGCTGATCGGGCTGGCGGCCGCATTTGGGCTGTGGATGGGCGGGCGGAAGATCGCTGCGACCGATCGGCTGCCGTTCGGCGTGATGCTTGCCGCCGCGGCCTTCACGGTGTGGATTGGGGCTGCGATCACGGCGGCGCCCGCGCTCGAGCCGACCACGATATACTTGGAAGTGCCGCCGCAATAAAGCTGCGCAGGACAGGAGGGGCGATGAAGGATCTATTGGAGCGCCAGCGCGCCGCGTTCATGACCGAGCTGCCGGTATCGCTCGACGCGCGCCGCGACCGTCTGAAGCGCGCGATCGCGATGGTGGCCGACAATGCGGGCCGGTTCTGCGACGCGCTCTCCGAGGATTTCGGCCATCGCAGCCGCGAGCAATCGATGATCGCCGATATCGCCGCGTCGGTGGGGCCGCTCCGCCACGCCCTCAAGCATGCCGGGCGCTGGTCGCGCTCCGAACGCAAGGCGACGATGTTCCCGTTGGGGCTGCTCGGTGCGCGCGCCTGGGTGGAATACCAGCCCAAGGGCGTGGTGGGGATCATCGCGCCGTGGAATTTCCCGGTGAACCTGGTGATGAGTCCGCTGGCCGGCGTGCTCGCGGCGGGCAACCGAGCGATGGTCAAGACAAGCGAGTTCACGCCGGTGGTCGCGGCGTTGTTCGAGGAACTGGCGCCGCGCTATTTCGCGATCGAGGAAGTCGCGTTCGTCAGCGGCGGGCCGGAGGTGGGCAAGGCGTTCGCCGAATTGCCGTTCGACCATCTGCTGTTCACCGGCGCAACGGGAATCGCCAGGCATATCCTCCATGCCGCGGCGGACAACCTCACGCCGGTGACGCTCGAGCTCGGCGGCAAATCGCCGGTGGTGGTCGGGCGATCGGCCGATATCGCCAAGGCCACCGAGCGGGTGGCGATGGGCAAGATGCTCAATGCCGGGCAGATATGCCTGGCGCCCGACTATATGCTGGTGCCCGAGGAGAAGGAGGCGGAAGTCGTCGCCGGGCTGACAAGGGCCGCGGCGGCGATGTATCCCAGCCTGCTCGCCAACCCGGACTATACTGCGGTGATCAACGACCGGCATCACGCCCGGCTGACCGACTGGATCGAGGATGCGCGCGCCAAGGGCGCCGAAGTGATCGCAGTCAACCCGGCGGGCGAGGACTTCGCGGCCTCCAATTCGCGCAAGCTGCCGCTCCACATCATCCGCGGCGCGACCGACGAGATGACGGTGATGCAGGAGGAGATTTTCGGGCCGGTGCTGCCGGTGCGGAGCTACGGGCATATCGATGA
This genomic stretch from Sphingomonas sp. LM7 harbors:
- a CDS encoding A24 family peptidase, which produces MMPIDAWLWPILLGILGLVFGSFIATLALRLPEGRSALRGRSQCDGCGKGLVARELVPVLSYVLQRGRCRGCGAPMHPGHVATELAGMAIGVTAGVVAPGLPGVAGAVFGWLLLALAALDLAAFWLPNWLTGALAATGLVGGLLDLAPAIDARLIGGIGGFAALAAVAAGYRVIRGRQGLGGGDPKLFGAIGCWLGWQALPMVLLAAALIGLAAAFGLWMGGRKIAATDRLPFGVMLAAAAFTVWIGAAITAAPALEPTTIYLEVPPQ
- a CDS encoding SH3 domain-containing protein, with product MRVGWLIVAAVVLGIAVPVAAQRKPPYWVSIDVDKAHLRTGPGRNYPASWLYKRRNLPLKVLDVYGEWRKVEDSGGTQGWMLRNFLDERRTAIVVGSIADLRSAPQPDAHLNWRAEPGVVGVISKCAEGWCRFDVGGRAGYVEQSRIWGVEPGELVN
- a CDS encoding coniferyl aldehyde dehydrogenase, with amino-acid sequence MKDLLERQRAAFMTELPVSLDARRDRLKRAIAMVADNAGRFCDALSEDFGHRSREQSMIADIAASVGPLRHALKHAGRWSRSERKATMFPLGLLGARAWVEYQPKGVVGIIAPWNFPVNLVMSPLAGVLAAGNRAMVKTSEFTPVVAALFEELAPRYFAIEEVAFVSGGPEVGKAFAELPFDHLLFTGATGIARHILHAAADNLTPVTLELGGKSPVVVGRSADIAKATERVAMGKMLNAGQICLAPDYMLVPEEKEAEVVAGLTRAAAAMYPSLLANPDYTAVINDRHHARLTDWIEDARAKGAEVIAVNPAGEDFAASNSRKLPLHIIRGATDEMTVMQEEIFGPVLPVRSYGHIDDAVAEVNRRDRPLALYYFGSDGEERRRVLGRTISGGVTLDDVIFHVSQEELPFGGIGPSGTGAYHGEAGFRTFSHARSIYKQARLDVAKLAGMKPPYGKATWATIKRQMK
- a CDS encoding acetyl-CoA C-acyltransferase; translated protein: MSADEIVIASYARTPMGSFQGCLADASATDLGATAVGAAVERAGLKGDAIERIYMGCVLPAGLGQAPARQAALNAGLPNHIEATTINKMCGSGMQAAIMAAEALAAGSADFIVAGGMESMTNAPYLSLRHRAGARIGHDVLKDHMYLDGLEDAYEPGRLMGSFAEETAQEYQFARQAQDDFAIQSLQRAQKAQQSGAFDREIVPVEVKGRKGVTTVTLDEQPARGDIAKIPTLKPAFSKDGTITAANASSISDGAAALVMTRASVADRLGLTPVARVVAHAAHAHAPSRFTTAPVFAMRRALEKAGWQIGDVDLFEVNEAFACVAMIAMHDLGISHDVLNVHGGACALGHPVGASGARVLATLLSALETHGQKRGLASLCIGGGEATAMAVELLD